From a region of the Geothrix sp. 21YS21S-2 genome:
- a CDS encoding hemolysin III family protein: MDAHAHAAGTSAEVANSITHGLGALLSVVALVLLVVPGALRGSGVRVVTGAVFGTSLVLLYCMSTLYHALTNLRAKRVFQILDHSAIYVLIAGTYTPFCLVALRGAWGWSLFGVVWGLAVLGVTFKAVFGDRYEVLSTVVYLGMSWMIVVAALPLYRCLPAGGLAWLGAGGAFYTLGVGFFAWRGLRFHHAVWHLFVLGGSLCHVIAVVGYVMPAGIAGQRVEVERIPADVHPAAAEGSGGRSR; encoded by the coding sequence ATGGATGCGCACGCGCACGCCGCGGGAACCTCGGCGGAAGTCGCCAACAGCATCACCCACGGCCTGGGCGCCCTCCTGAGCGTGGTCGCCCTCGTGCTGCTGGTGGTGCCCGGGGCGCTGCGGGGCAGCGGCGTGCGGGTCGTGACCGGGGCGGTCTTCGGGACGTCCCTGGTGCTCCTCTACTGCATGTCGACCCTCTATCACGCCCTGACGAACCTCCGCGCCAAGCGGGTGTTCCAGATCCTGGACCACAGCGCCATCTACGTGCTGATCGCCGGGACCTACACGCCCTTCTGCCTGGTCGCCCTGCGGGGCGCCTGGGGCTGGAGCCTCTTCGGGGTGGTCTGGGGTCTGGCGGTCCTCGGGGTGACCTTCAAGGCGGTCTTCGGGGACCGGTACGAGGTGCTGTCCACCGTGGTCTACCTGGGCATGAGCTGGATGATCGTCGTGGCGGCGCTCCCGCTGTACCGCTGCCTGCCCGCCGGCGGCCTGGCCTGGCTCGGGGCGGGCGGGGCCTTCTACACGCTCGGGGTGGGTTTCTTCGCGTGGCGGGGGCTCCGGTTCCACCATGCGGTCTGGCACCTGTTCGTGCTCGGCGGGAGTCTCTGCCATGTGATTGCGGTGGTCGGGTACGTGATGCCGGCCGGAATCGCCGGGCAGCGGGTCGAGGTTGAGCGGATTCCTGCGGACGTCCACCCTGCGGCCGCGGAAGGGTCCGGCGGCCGGTCCCGCTAG
- a CDS encoding MlaD family protein: protein MFISGALAILLTGVFVIGSKNRMFTRTYRLQAQFPTVSGLLAGAEVRLGGLRKGTVEEIRLPADSRSQVRVTLSLDAAAARLVKTDSVAAIETEGLLGNKFIALTFGSPGAPEVRDGATLASAPLLDVSDIIRKTNAIMDSTQSTLKHLEASSAELATMTARINRGEGSVGALLHERTLYDSLSATASEAHEAMVHARSGAAAFDDDMKALKANILFRGYFKDRGYADASELTKWEVSALPAGPPVRTFTFTAQALFARPDAAQLKGRKALNEVGAYLEKTPFSLVVVRAFSGGKGDRDANLILTQGQAMVVRSYLAERFDLDDARIRTKAMGEVTTGEPGRERWVEILVFQGP from the coding sequence TTGTTCATTTCCGGTGCGCTGGCGATCCTCCTGACGGGGGTGTTCGTCATCGGAAGCAAGAACCGGATGTTCACCCGCACCTACCGCCTCCAGGCGCAGTTCCCCACGGTCTCGGGCCTCCTGGCCGGGGCCGAGGTTCGCCTGGGCGGGCTCCGCAAGGGGACCGTGGAGGAGATCCGCCTGCCGGCCGACTCCCGGTCGCAGGTGCGGGTGACCCTTTCCCTGGACGCCGCCGCCGCCCGGCTGGTGAAGACCGACTCCGTGGCCGCCATCGAGACCGAGGGCCTGCTGGGGAACAAGTTCATCGCCCTGACCTTCGGCAGCCCCGGGGCCCCCGAGGTGCGCGACGGGGCCACCCTGGCCAGCGCCCCCCTGCTCGACGTGTCCGACATCATCAGGAAGACCAACGCGATCATGGATTCCACCCAGAGCACCCTGAAGCACCTGGAGGCCTCCTCGGCCGAACTGGCGACCATGACCGCCCGCATCAACCGCGGGGAAGGGAGCGTGGGCGCGCTCCTGCACGAACGGACCCTTTACGACAGCCTGTCCGCGACCGCCTCCGAGGCCCACGAGGCCATGGTCCACGCCCGGTCCGGCGCCGCCGCGTTCGACGACGACATGAAGGCCCTCAAGGCGAACATCCTGTTCCGGGGGTATTTCAAGGACCGGGGCTACGCGGATGCCTCCGAGCTGACGAAGTGGGAGGTTTCCGCGCTGCCCGCCGGCCCCCCGGTCAGGACCTTCACCTTCACCGCCCAGGCCCTGTTCGCCCGGCCCGACGCCGCCCAGCTCAAGGGCCGCAAGGCCCTCAACGAGGTGGGCGCCTACCTGGAGAAGACCCCCTTCAGCCTCGTGGTCGTGCGGGCCTTCTCCGGCGGCAAGGGCGACAGGGACGCCAACCTGATCCTCACCCAGGGCCAGGCCATGGTCGTCCGGTCCTACCTGGCGGAACGCTTCGACCTGGATGACGCCAGGATCCGGACGAAGGCCATGGGCGAAGTGACGACAGGTGAGCCGGGGAGGGAGCGGTGGGTGGAAATACTGGTGTTCCAAGGGCCGTAG
- a CDS encoding SgcJ/EcaC family oxidoreductase codes for MNRISAFSLAAVGLLLAAAYALGAPPVSRSDEAAIRAQTARWEKAYNGGDAQAVAAEYAEDALLLPPGGKGVKGKAGILAYFTKDIADARAGGVVLVLDPATDVGVSGSTGWESGTFKVTVNGAVVDTGKFLSVSRKKNGTWTYIRDTWNSDTPPAPAPK; via the coding sequence ATGAATCGGATCTCCGCGTTTTCCTTGGCAGCGGTGGGCCTCCTCCTGGCGGCCGCCTACGCGCTCGGCGCGCCACCCGTCTCGCGATCGGATGAAGCCGCCATCAGGGCCCAGACCGCCCGATGGGAAAAGGCCTACAACGGAGGGGACGCGCAGGCGGTCGCCGCCGAGTACGCCGAGGACGCGCTGCTGCTTCCTCCCGGAGGCAAGGGGGTGAAGGGCAAGGCCGGGATCCTCGCCTACTTCACCAAGGACATCGCCGACGCCAGGGCCGGGGGCGTGGTGCTCGTCCTGGATCCCGCCACCGACGTGGGCGTCTCGGGCAGCACGGGCTGGGAATCGGGAACCTTCAAGGTCACGGTCAACGGCGCCGTGGTGGACACCGGGAAGTTCCTGTCGGTGTCCCGGAAGAAGAACGGCACGTGGACCTACATCCGGGACACCTGGAACTCGGACACCCCGCCCGCCCCCGCCCCGAAGTGA
- a CDS encoding response regulator transcription factor, translated as MNNPAPILLIEDDPAQRLLLAAYLRQTGFAVEEAGTLAQGRARAAQGHPCLALLDLNLPDGDGLDLARDLIRRSIPVLVVTSRPSDRLRALELGADDFMDKPFDPRELLARIQNLLRRCGGSGALAAGRCHLDIPARRLLGCDGAEIPLTRGEFELLAALVEARGRVLSRVDLSEVISPDGETVCSRSVDVLVSRLRRKLAGEPGLVQTVPGVGYRIQG; from the coding sequence ATGAACAACCCGGCCCCCATCCTGCTCATCGAGGACGATCCCGCCCAGCGTCTGCTGCTGGCGGCCTACCTGCGGCAGACCGGCTTCGCCGTGGAGGAGGCCGGGACCCTCGCCCAGGGCCGCGCCCGGGCGGCCCAGGGGCACCCCTGCCTGGCCCTCCTGGACCTGAACCTGCCCGACGGCGATGGCCTGGACCTGGCGCGGGACCTGATCCGGCGAAGCATCCCCGTGCTCGTGGTGACCAGCCGGCCTTCCGATCGGCTCCGGGCCCTGGAGCTGGGCGCGGACGACTTCATGGACAAGCCCTTCGACCCCCGGGAACTGCTGGCCCGCATCCAGAACCTCCTGAGGCGCTGCGGCGGGTCCGGCGCCCTTGCCGCCGGCCGCTGCCACCTGGATATCCCGGCCCGGCGCCTGCTGGGCTGCGACGGCGCGGAGATCCCCCTCACCCGGGGCGAGTTCGAGCTGCTCGCGGCCCTGGTGGAGGCCCGGGGCCGCGTCCTGTCCCGGGTGGACCTCTCGGAGGTCATCAGCCCGGACGGGGAGACGGTGTGCAGCCGCAGCGTGGACGTGCTGGTGTCGCGCCTGCGCCGCAAGCTGGCCGGCGAGCCCGGCCTGGTGCAGACCGTGCCGGGCGTCGGCTACCGGATCCAGGGCTGA
- a CDS encoding U32 family peptidase, with amino-acid sequence MSLELLAPARNADQGILALKCGADAVYMGASRFGARQAAGCDLADFERLAREARLWGAKVYATLNTILYDAELEDARRLAWDLSGAGVDALIIQDMAYLELDLPPLPLHASTQAACDSPEKVAFLAGQGLTRAILARELSLAEIRAIHAASDIELEGFVYGALCVGESGQCYLSGAICDRSGNRGECAQPCRAPWNLVEPGGRVLMRDAHLLSIKDLDLSDHLEELAEAGLTSFKIEGRLKDADYVKNVVSHLRRRLDAVLDRRPEWARASLGRSTHAFAPDPAKTFQRGHSTYRLQGERQPMGNPGTGKHLGEFVGTVRSIQADRLVLDRKAELHPGDGLAFVDGAEAAGTVVNAVEGSQVFVQDPSRIRPGSRLHRNMDLHWLRALRGAKVERRIPVTASLAFTEGAVTLRLEDEAGFGAEARAEGEFGPARDPGAAARAIREALERMGDSPFALAGLEAETRFVPVSRLNALRREATAALEELRRAPRPRQAPRPASAPAPLPATDLDLTWNVANRAARAFYERAGGRVLEPAAELQPDLRGRVVMTTRHCLRYELGWCAIHPNAEPWKEMAEPEGPLFLENGPTRLECRFDCARCRMELILRDPA; translated from the coding sequence ATGAGTCTCGAACTGCTCGCCCCCGCCCGGAACGCGGACCAGGGAATCCTCGCCCTCAAATGCGGGGCGGACGCGGTGTACATGGGCGCCTCCCGGTTCGGCGCTCGCCAGGCCGCTGGCTGCGACCTGGCGGACTTCGAGCGCCTGGCCCGGGAGGCCCGCCTCTGGGGCGCCAAGGTCTACGCAACCCTCAACACGATCCTGTATGACGCGGAACTGGAGGACGCCCGGCGCCTGGCCTGGGACCTGTCCGGGGCCGGGGTCGACGCGCTGATCATCCAGGACATGGCCTACCTGGAGCTGGACCTCCCCCCGCTGCCCCTGCACGCCAGCACCCAGGCCGCCTGCGACAGCCCGGAGAAGGTGGCCTTCCTGGCCGGCCAGGGCCTCACCCGGGCCATCCTCGCCCGGGAGCTGAGCCTCGCCGAGATCCGGGCCATCCACGCGGCCTCGGACATCGAGCTGGAGGGCTTCGTGTACGGCGCCCTCTGCGTGGGGGAAAGCGGCCAGTGCTACCTGAGCGGGGCCATCTGCGACCGCAGCGGCAACCGCGGCGAGTGCGCCCAGCCCTGCCGCGCCCCCTGGAACCTGGTGGAACCCGGGGGCCGGGTGCTGATGCGGGACGCGCACCTCCTGAGCATCAAGGACCTGGACCTGTCGGACCACCTGGAGGAACTGGCGGAGGCCGGCCTCACCAGCTTCAAGATCGAAGGCCGCCTCAAGGACGCCGACTACGTGAAGAACGTGGTGAGCCACCTCCGCCGCCGGCTCGACGCCGTGCTGGACCGGCGGCCGGAGTGGGCCCGGGCCTCCCTGGGCCGCTCCACCCACGCCTTCGCCCCGGATCCCGCCAAGACCTTCCAGCGCGGCCACTCCACCTACCGCCTGCAGGGCGAACGCCAGCCCATGGGCAACCCCGGGACCGGCAAGCACCTGGGCGAATTCGTCGGCACCGTGCGCTCCATCCAGGCCGACCGCCTCGTGCTGGACCGCAAGGCCGAGCTGCACCCCGGGGACGGCCTCGCCTTCGTGGACGGAGCGGAAGCCGCCGGCACCGTGGTCAACGCCGTGGAAGGCAGCCAGGTCTTCGTGCAGGACCCCTCCCGCATACGTCCCGGCTCGAGGCTCCACCGCAACATGGACCTCCACTGGCTCAGGGCCCTGCGGGGCGCCAAGGTGGAGCGCCGGATCCCCGTGACGGCGAGCCTGGCCTTCACGGAAGGGGCCGTGACGCTGCGCCTGGAGGACGAGGCGGGTTTCGGTGCCGAGGCCCGCGCCGAGGGCGAGTTCGGCCCCGCCCGGGATCCCGGGGCCGCCGCCAGGGCCATCCGCGAGGCCCTGGAACGCATGGGGGACTCGCCCTTCGCCCTGGCCGGGCTGGAGGCCGAGACGCGCTTCGTGCCCGTGAGCCGCCTCAACGCCCTGCGCCGCGAGGCCACGGCGGCGCTGGAGGAACTGCGCCGCGCGCCCCGTCCCCGGCAGGCGCCCCGGCCCGCGTCCGCCCCGGCGCCGCTGCCCGCCACCGACCTCGACCTCACCTGGAACGTCGCCAACCGGGCCGCCCGGGCCTTCTACGAGCGCGCCGGGGGCAGGGTCCTGGAACCCGCCGCCGAGCTGCAGCCCGACCTCCGGGGCCGGGTGGTGATGACCACCCGCCACTGCCTGCGCTACGAACTGGGCTGGTGCGCCATCCATCCCAACGCCGAGCCCTGGAAGGAGATGGCCGAACCGGAAGGCCCGCTCTTCCTGGAGAACGGCCCCACCCGCCTGGAGTGCCGCTTCGACTGCGCAAGGTGCCGGATGGAACTGATCCTTCGCGACCCGGCATGA
- a CDS encoding binary toxin-like calcium binding domain-containing protein, with product MRHPGPASLSLLVLLLAALGCSGGKSGSTQTVAISGALTIAEVYEKTLASLKAGHVDTDGDTIPDDIETGLLHTDPTKVDTDGDGIPDNVEVFGNKAWKAADLLVDKNQNGVISALDKDDDGDGANDGDLVDSDGDGIPDYLEFYGYTYEALTGKPKLWDGVDHSVPYYKTDPNQRSTDQDPFDDSTEISGLNMDVSVRSPGNLPMVPALPEIVVRMDGYRVTTLDEITFTETKSVTRETTWECQTEARDSRTTEHGWEVGYEATAGYSFPGWEASVTFHANYSGSISNTHETSTSNSKGGSVANAEEWSKARTTRPSEAAAIKLFLKVYNTGTACASNVVPTMTLRIGGHNVATFQPGETQVNLLEPGGTYPSTPGVYWVVDTNQSGGKITLTIDELRALESGAPVTLTLTQMSADVMRKDAATGAYVSMGDWNEYAARCRAVCADLYFDTGDGNFTHSLVYAGNSPTSPRVTLGDAFLWAIGGFTSQGIGVNYRDLAGLSQQMDLANWTVCMDGGTYSANGLVKGAALPAGTNIFDLRLNPNSVIFARAPRVNPDPQYPLLPDIYYAFYDSSLGSVSGVVSDYNGVAKVEFIDGAGASRTMAQDLPGSDFYVYYPLADLSSYPDGYRFTGKEKIRVTNVKGIVAEQTLSGVYVVPVPTAPDIKWATVEMVTDAEGASTSFLEAEVVPDPRTVLSRVELYYPFSGSYAMASLDHVPDAYRRPNRWRVQLPTQAVNLLTSSELVAFTSDGLYSTLGGARFQEVSPYHVGQVHLYAYYGWYWTDDWSSWAVDLDDSSTYGWGWEEGSVSGDSYPMCQDTTMELWLVYNAYRGKAELRPRTGVTSCKLPSGVDYDSLTSQEALLYAANLNTVASYQVDSTNIGDVYLIKTGEQRLAKVKVMEYEEYDPSGAYNTGRRVKLKYSIFRKASDP from the coding sequence ATGAGACACCCTGGTCCCGCAAGCCTGTCCCTTCTGGTCCTTCTTCTGGCCGCGCTGGGCTGCAGCGGCGGCAAGTCGGGTTCCACCCAGACCGTGGCCATCTCGGGGGCGCTCACCATCGCCGAGGTGTACGAGAAGACCCTCGCCTCCCTGAAGGCGGGCCACGTGGACACGGACGGGGACACCATCCCCGACGACATCGAGACGGGCCTCCTCCACACCGACCCCACCAAGGTGGACACCGACGGGGACGGAATCCCCGACAACGTCGAGGTCTTCGGGAACAAGGCCTGGAAGGCCGCGGACCTGCTCGTGGACAAGAACCAGAACGGCGTCATCTCGGCCCTGGACAAGGACGACGACGGGGACGGCGCCAACGACGGCGACCTGGTGGACAGCGACGGCGACGGCATCCCGGACTACCTGGAGTTCTACGGCTACACGTACGAGGCCCTCACCGGCAAGCCCAAGCTCTGGGACGGCGTGGACCACTCGGTGCCCTACTACAAGACCGACCCCAACCAGCGGTCCACGGACCAGGACCCCTTCGACGACAGCACCGAGATCTCGGGCCTCAACATGGACGTCTCCGTGCGCAGCCCCGGGAACCTGCCCATGGTCCCGGCCCTTCCGGAGATCGTGGTGCGCATGGACGGCTACCGGGTGACCACCCTGGACGAGATCACCTTCACCGAGACCAAGTCCGTGACCAGGGAGACCACCTGGGAATGCCAGACGGAGGCCCGGGATTCCCGCACCACCGAGCACGGCTGGGAGGTCGGCTACGAGGCCACGGCCGGGTACTCCTTCCCCGGCTGGGAGGCCAGCGTCACGTTCCACGCCAACTATTCGGGCAGCATCTCCAACACCCACGAGACCAGCACGTCCAATTCCAAGGGCGGCTCGGTGGCCAACGCCGAGGAGTGGAGCAAGGCCCGGACCACCCGGCCCTCGGAAGCCGCCGCCATCAAGCTCTTCCTTAAGGTGTACAACACCGGCACCGCCTGCGCGAGCAACGTCGTGCCCACCATGACCCTGCGCATCGGCGGCCACAACGTGGCCACCTTCCAGCCCGGGGAGACCCAGGTCAACCTCCTGGAGCCCGGCGGAACCTATCCCTCCACCCCCGGCGTCTACTGGGTGGTGGACACCAACCAGAGCGGCGGCAAGATCACCCTGACCATCGACGAATTGCGGGCCCTGGAAAGCGGCGCGCCCGTGACCCTCACCCTCACCCAGATGAGCGCCGACGTCATGCGCAAGGACGCCGCCACGGGCGCCTACGTGTCCATGGGCGACTGGAACGAGTATGCCGCCCGCTGCCGGGCCGTGTGCGCCGACCTCTACTTCGACACCGGCGACGGGAACTTCACCCACAGCCTGGTCTATGCGGGGAACTCCCCCACCTCGCCCCGGGTGACCCTGGGCGACGCCTTCCTGTGGGCGATCGGGGGCTTCACCAGCCAGGGCATCGGCGTGAACTACCGCGACCTGGCCGGACTCTCGCAGCAGATGGACCTGGCCAACTGGACCGTGTGCATGGACGGGGGCACCTATTCCGCCAACGGCCTGGTGAAGGGCGCGGCCCTGCCCGCGGGCACCAACATCTTCGACCTGCGCCTCAACCCCAACTCGGTGATCTTCGCCCGGGCGCCCCGGGTGAACCCGGATCCCCAGTACCCCCTCCTGCCCGACATCTACTACGCCTTCTACGACAGCTCCCTGGGCAGCGTGAGCGGGGTGGTGAGCGACTACAACGGCGTGGCGAAGGTGGAGTTCATCGACGGCGCGGGCGCCAGCCGGACCATGGCCCAGGACCTCCCGGGTTCCGACTTCTACGTGTACTATCCCCTCGCCGACCTTTCCAGCTACCCGGACGGCTACCGCTTCACCGGGAAGGAGAAGATCCGCGTCACCAACGTCAAGGGCATCGTCGCCGAGCAGACCCTCTCGGGCGTCTACGTGGTCCCGGTGCCCACCGCGCCCGACATCAAGTGGGCCACCGTGGAGATGGTGACCGACGCCGAGGGCGCCTCCACCTCCTTCCTGGAAGCCGAGGTGGTGCCCGATCCGCGCACCGTCCTGTCGCGGGTGGAGCTCTACTACCCCTTCTCGGGATCCTACGCCATGGCCTCCCTGGACCACGTGCCCGACGCCTACCGCCGGCCCAACCGCTGGCGGGTCCAGCTGCCCACGCAGGCCGTCAACCTCCTCACGTCCTCGGAGCTGGTGGCCTTCACCAGCGACGGACTCTACTCCACGCTGGGAGGCGCCCGGTTCCAGGAGGTCTCGCCCTACCACGTGGGCCAGGTGCACCTCTACGCCTACTACGGCTGGTACTGGACCGACGACTGGTCCAGCTGGGCGGTGGATCTGGACGACAGCAGCACCTACGGCTGGGGCTGGGAGGAAGGCTCCGTGTCCGGCGACAGCTACCCCATGTGCCAGGACACGACCATGGAACTCTGGCTGGTCTACAACGCCTACCGGGGCAAGGCCGAGCTGCGGCCCCGCACGGGCGTGACCAGCTGCAAGCTCCCGTCCGGCGTGGACTACGACAGCCTCACCAGCCAGGAGGCCCTGCTCTATGCCGCCAACCTGAACACGGTCGCCAGCTACCAGGTCGATTCCACGAACATCGGGGACGTCTACCTCATCAAGACCGGCGAACAGCGCCTGGCCAAGGTGAAGGTGATGGAGTACGAGGAATACGATCCCTCCGGCGCCTACAACACCGGCCGCAGGGTCAAGCTCAAGTACTCGATCTTCAGGAAGGCAAGTGACCCGTAG
- a CDS encoding NAD(P)/FAD-dependent oxidoreductase: protein MKRVCDVVVVGAGPAGLLAAGRAAMLGAKVLLLEKMEKPARKLRITGKGRCNITNMRPLEEQLQEIHPEPRFLRQAFGAFFNRDLIALLEANGVPTKTERGDRVFPASDRAWDVAEALVAWAKGQGVEIVSRARVESLVIEDGAFSGLIFTHADATHRVEARCGVIATGGLSYPATGSTGDGHRFAEAAGHSIAPLRPSLVAIRTEPACEATGLRLRNVRLTLWVDGKKKASEFGEAEFTDRGLDGPIVLRLSRRIVDFLAAGRKVEAALDLKPALDVPTLEARLDRAFAPAAPLRDVLRSLLPAQLVEAFAARLGPAPRRKELIALLKDLRFQVTGHGPWEEAIVTAGGVALKGVDPRTLASRVVENLFFAGEVLDLDANTGGYNLQIAFSTGWLAGESAAKRLAPATPI from the coding sequence ATGAAGCGCGTCTGCGACGTGGTGGTGGTCGGGGCCGGCCCCGCGGGCCTGCTCGCCGCGGGCCGGGCCGCCATGCTGGGCGCGAAGGTGCTGCTCCTGGAGAAGATGGAGAAGCCCGCCCGCAAGCTCCGCATCACCGGCAAGGGCCGCTGCAACATCACCAACATGCGGCCCCTGGAAGAGCAGCTCCAGGAGATCCACCCCGAGCCGCGCTTCCTGCGCCAGGCTTTCGGCGCCTTCTTCAACCGCGACCTCATCGCCCTGCTGGAGGCCAACGGCGTGCCCACCAAGACCGAGCGCGGCGACCGGGTGTTTCCGGCCAGCGACCGCGCCTGGGACGTGGCCGAGGCCCTGGTGGCCTGGGCGAAGGGGCAGGGGGTGGAGATCGTCAGCCGCGCCCGGGTGGAGAGCCTGGTGATCGAGGACGGCGCCTTCTCCGGCCTGATATTCACCCACGCCGACGCCACGCACCGCGTCGAGGCGCGCTGCGGCGTCATCGCCACCGGCGGGCTCAGCTACCCCGCCACCGGCTCCACCGGCGACGGCCACCGCTTCGCCGAGGCCGCCGGCCATTCCATCGCGCCCCTGCGCCCCTCCCTGGTGGCCATCCGCACGGAGCCCGCATGCGAGGCCACGGGCCTGCGCCTGCGCAACGTCCGCCTGACCCTGTGGGTCGACGGGAAGAAGAAGGCCAGCGAGTTCGGCGAGGCCGAGTTCACGGACCGGGGCCTCGACGGCCCCATCGTCCTGAGGCTGAGCCGCCGGATCGTGGACTTCCTCGCCGCCGGGCGCAAGGTGGAGGCGGCCCTGGACCTGAAGCCCGCGCTGGACGTCCCCACCCTGGAGGCCCGGCTGGACCGGGCCTTCGCGCCGGCCGCGCCCCTCCGGGACGTGCTGCGCTCCCTGCTGCCCGCCCAGCTCGTGGAGGCGTTCGCGGCCCGCCTGGGCCCGGCGCCCCGCCGGAAGGAGCTCATCGCGCTGCTCAAGGACCTGCGCTTCCAGGTGACCGGCCACGGCCCCTGGGAGGAGGCCATCGTCACCGCAGGCGGCGTCGCCCTCAAGGGGGTGGATCCGCGCACCCTGGCCTCCCGGGTGGTGGAGAACCTCTTCTTCGCGGGCGAGGTCCTGGACCTGGACGCCAACACCGGCGGCTACAACCTCCAGATCGCCTTCTCCACCGGCTGGCTGGCGGGGGAGTCGGCGGCCAAGCGGCTTGCGCCCGCAACGCCCATCTGA
- a CDS encoding ABC transporter ATP-binding protein — MSAPVIQVTDLRTAFGDQKVLDGVSLAVAPGETLVVLGRSGTGKSVLLRHLIGLRWPDSGTLRVLGRDLRELAEGPLNAIRRRVGFVFQNAALYDSLTVVENVAFPLKYHTTLTPAQRREKAMALLARVELQAAAGKLPTDISGGMKKRAGLARALALDPELMLYDEPTAGLDPITSGEISDLILALQAERAMSSVVVTHDMLSARAISNRVALLDRGRIVFDGAFEGLAACPDPVAAHFLEPRQTR; from the coding sequence ATGAGCGCCCCCGTCATCCAGGTCACGGACCTCCGCACCGCCTTCGGTGACCAGAAGGTCCTGGACGGCGTGAGCCTGGCGGTCGCCCCGGGCGAGACCCTGGTCGTGCTGGGCCGGAGCGGCACCGGCAAGAGCGTCCTGCTCCGGCACCTGATCGGGCTGCGGTGGCCGGATTCCGGCACCCTCCGGGTGCTGGGCCGGGACCTCCGGGAGCTGGCCGAAGGGCCGCTGAACGCGATCCGCAGGCGGGTCGGCTTCGTCTTCCAGAACGCGGCGCTGTACGACTCCCTGACGGTGGTGGAGAACGTCGCGTTCCCGCTGAAGTACCACACCACCCTGACGCCCGCCCAGCGCCGCGAGAAGGCCATGGCGCTCCTGGCCCGGGTGGAGCTGCAGGCCGCGGCCGGCAAGCTGCCCACGGACATCTCCGGAGGCATGAAGAAGCGCGCGGGGCTGGCCCGGGCCCTGGCCCTGGACCCCGAGCTCATGCTCTACGACGAACCCACGGCGGGCCTGGACCCCATCACCTCGGGGGAGATCAGCGACCTGATCCTGGCGCTCCAGGCCGAACGCGCCATGTCCTCGGTCGTCGTCACCCACGACATGCTCAGCGCCCGGGCGATCTCGAACCGGGTCGCCCTGCTGGACCGCGGCCGGATCGTCTTCGACGGCGCTTTCGAAGGCCTGGCGGCGTGCCCGGATCCCGTGGCCGCCCACTTCCTGGAACCGAGGCAAACCCGATGA
- a CDS encoding ABC transporter permease, with the protein MPRQNPRPAPMAAEPQGTSRILSFLEWFGDLGAFTGRLARAACSRPFHGRELLDQMHEVGSRSLPLVVLASVSTGIVLSLQTRESLVRFGAKSLLPVVIALTILKESGPIITALVVCGRVGAGIGAQLGSMKVTEQIDAIEASGVNAFRLLVVTRVLACLLMLPLLTVVADASGILSGWAANTLIEHVPLGRFLADGLKGITFRELVPATLRTAVFGFIIGLIGCFQGFRTSGGTEGVARSATSAVVLSTLFVILADVGLVRLIQIL; encoded by the coding sequence ATGCCCCGGCAGAACCCCAGGCCGGCCCCGATGGCAGCAGAACCGCAAGGCACCTCCCGGATCCTCTCCTTCCTGGAGTGGTTCGGCGACCTGGGCGCCTTCACGGGGCGGCTGGCCAGGGCGGCGTGCTCGCGGCCCTTCCACGGGCGCGAGCTGCTCGACCAGATGCACGAGGTGGGCTCCCGCTCCCTGCCCCTGGTGGTCCTGGCGAGCGTGTCCACCGGGATCGTCCTCAGCCTGCAGACCCGCGAGAGCCTCGTGCGGTTCGGGGCGAAGTCCCTCCTGCCGGTGGTCATCGCCCTGACGATCCTAAAGGAGAGCGGGCCGATCATCACGGCCCTGGTGGTGTGCGGCCGGGTGGGCGCGGGCATCGGCGCCCAGCTGGGCTCCATGAAGGTGACCGAGCAGATCGACGCCATCGAGGCTTCCGGGGTCAACGCCTTCCGGCTGCTGGTGGTGACCCGGGTGCTGGCCTGCCTCCTGATGCTCCCCCTGCTGACCGTCGTGGCGGACGCCTCCGGAATCCTGTCCGGGTGGGCGGCCAACACCCTCATCGAGCACGTCCCCCTGGGCCGCTTCCTGGCCGATGGCCTGAAGGGCATCACCTTCCGGGAACTCGTTCCCGCGACCCTTCGGACGGCGGTGTTCGGGTTCATCATTGGCCTGATCGGCTGCTTCCAGGGCTTCCGGACCTCCGGAGGCACGGAAGGCGTGGCGCGCTCGGCCACCAGCGCCGTCGTGCTTTCCACCCTGTTCGTGATCCTCGCGGACGTGGGCCTCGTGCGCCTCATCCAGATCCTATGA